The following are from one region of the Georgenia sp. M64 genome:
- a CDS encoding glycoside-pentoside-hexuronide (GPH):cation symporter, producing the protein MTASTAPTTTVGAPTKKLRLSAYLGYATGDAGNNLAFTMASMFLLLYYTDVVGIPPAYAAPIFLIVRIWDGIGDVIVGRWVDRTNTRWGKFRPWILWSSLPLLLSSVWVFSIPQADSLTMKLFWAYLSYGVLAMFYSMVNIPYGSLAAAMTQVPTERAKLATFRSVGAAATGLMLALVVAPQVKRWSSASLYQEKVAELGGEAAASPAQLAAAQAAAQAEAATGLQGSLTTLTLVFVFVGMALYLTTFFTAREQVVRPAQDRATFREATDTLRQNKPLLWLCVGSLLFLTSFITFSTMGIYYARDVLGNAGLFGILSIVQTGAIFVLAPFIAKIVARFGKRTGYLAGTVAFIVGALLLFVTPASAPWMAIVAYFLVGTGLGLVNTLMWAMEADTIEFGEWRTGRRTEGTTYAVFSFIRKLGQAFGGFAAAGIIGLTGYVGTAAVQTDGALQGIRVATGLVPAVLALLTLLVMAKYPLTDKRFKEITAETEARKAAALAAAD; encoded by the coding sequence ATGACTGCATCAACCGCCCCGACGACGACGGTCGGCGCACCGACCAAGAAGCTCAGGCTGAGCGCCTACCTCGGCTACGCCACCGGGGACGCCGGCAACAACCTCGCCTTCACCATGGCGTCGATGTTCCTCCTGCTGTACTACACCGACGTCGTCGGCATCCCGCCCGCCTACGCCGCGCCGATCTTCCTCATCGTGCGCATCTGGGACGGCATCGGCGACGTCATCGTCGGCCGCTGGGTCGACCGGACGAACACGCGCTGGGGCAAGTTCCGCCCGTGGATCCTGTGGTCCTCCCTGCCGCTGCTGCTCTCGAGCGTCTGGGTCTTCTCCATCCCGCAGGCCGACAGCCTGACCATGAAGCTGTTCTGGGCGTACCTCTCCTACGGCGTCCTGGCGATGTTCTACTCGATGGTCAACATCCCCTACGGCTCCCTGGCCGCGGCGATGACCCAGGTGCCCACCGAGCGCGCCAAGCTCGCGACCTTCCGCTCGGTCGGAGCGGCGGCCACCGGCCTCATGCTCGCGCTCGTCGTCGCCCCGCAGGTCAAGCGGTGGAGCTCGGCCAGCCTGTACCAGGAGAAGGTCGCCGAGCTCGGCGGCGAGGCCGCGGCCAGCCCGGCCCAGCTCGCCGCCGCCCAGGCGGCGGCCCAGGCCGAGGCCGCCACCGGCCTCCAGGGCTCGCTCACCACGCTGACGCTGGTCTTCGTCTTCGTCGGCATGGCGCTGTACCTCACCACCTTCTTCACCGCCCGCGAGCAGGTCGTCCGGCCCGCGCAGGACCGGGCCACCTTCCGCGAGGCGACGGACACGCTGCGGCAGAACAAGCCGCTGCTGTGGCTGTGCGTGGGCTCGCTGCTCTTCCTCACCTCGTTCATCACGTTCAGCACCATGGGCATCTACTACGCCCGCGACGTCCTGGGCAACGCCGGCCTCTTCGGGATCCTCTCGATCGTCCAGACCGGTGCGATCTTCGTGCTCGCCCCCTTCATCGCCAAGATCGTGGCGCGGTTCGGCAAGCGCACCGGCTACCTCGCCGGCACGGTCGCGTTCATCGTCGGCGCGCTCCTGCTCTTCGTCACCCCGGCGTCCGCGCCCTGGATGGCGATCGTGGCCTACTTCCTCGTAGGCACCGGGCTCGGCCTGGTCAACACGCTCATGTGGGCGATGGAGGCCGACACCATCGAGTTCGGCGAGTGGAGGACCGGACGCCGGACCGAGGGCACCACCTACGCGGTGTTCTCCTTCATCCGCAAGCTCGGCCAGGCCTTCGGCGGCTTCGCCGCCGCCGGGATCATCGGCCTCACCGGCTACGTCGGCACCGCCGCCGTCCAGACCGACGGCGCCCTCCAGGGCATCCGGGTGGCCACCGGGCTCGTCCCGGCCGTCCTCGCCCTGCTGACCCTGCTGGTCATGGCGAAGTACCCGCTGACCGACAAGCGCTTCAAGGAGATCACGGCCGAGACCGAGGCCCGCAAGGCCGCCGCGCTCGCCGCGGCCGACTGA
- a CDS encoding sugar phosphate isomerase/epimerase, which yields MPKIGVQMMMLKDKVDQTGPYEVLRRLTDSGFTAVEVSQIAMTAENVAEMRRAKDKLGTDFGALSAGLGAGPNDSLVTDFDKIVDDARTLGASRLRIGMMPFSAMASHEALRDFCRQAQEVSTRLADEGLTLYYHNHHVEFAKVGGTTLLDVIRAEAPDMRLEIDVHWVQRGGKDPVRTLEKYAGLVDLVHLKDYRIGAMDPSAFGALERGDFAAFMQAFTGVVEFGEVGEGNLEWTEIIDQALASGAQYLLIEQDQQYGRDPYDCLKTSRENLVALGYEHLF from the coding sequence ATGCCGAAGATCGGCGTGCAGATGATGATGCTCAAGGACAAGGTCGACCAGACCGGTCCCTACGAGGTGCTGCGGCGCCTCACGGACTCCGGCTTCACCGCCGTCGAGGTCTCGCAGATCGCCATGACCGCGGAGAACGTGGCCGAGATGCGCCGCGCCAAGGACAAGCTCGGCACCGACTTCGGTGCCCTGTCGGCCGGGCTCGGCGCCGGCCCGAACGACTCGCTGGTCACCGACTTCGACAAGATCGTCGACGACGCCCGCACCCTGGGGGCGTCCCGGCTGCGCATCGGCATGATGCCGTTCTCCGCGATGGCCTCGCACGAGGCGCTGCGGGACTTCTGCCGCCAGGCCCAGGAGGTCTCCACCCGGCTCGCCGACGAGGGTCTGACGCTCTACTACCACAACCACCACGTCGAGTTCGCCAAGGTCGGAGGCACCACCCTCCTCGACGTCATCCGCGCCGAGGCGCCGGACATGCGCCTGGAGATCGACGTGCACTGGGTCCAGCGCGGCGGCAAGGACCCCGTGCGCACCCTGGAGAAGTACGCGGGCCTCGTCGACCTCGTCCACCTCAAGGACTACCGCATCGGGGCGATGGACCCCTCGGCGTTCGGCGCCCTGGAGCGCGGTGACTTCGCCGCCTTCATGCAGGCGTTCACCGGCGTCGTCGAGTTCGGCGAGGTCGGCGAGGGCAACCTCGAGTGGACCGAGATCATCGACCAGGCGCTGGCTTCCGGTGCTCAGTACCTCCTCATCGAGCAGGACCAGCAGTACGGCCGCGACCCGTACGACTGCCTGAAGACCTCGCGCGAGAACCTCGTGGCCCTGGGGTACGAGCACCTCTTCTGA
- a CDS encoding sugar phosphate isomerase/epimerase — protein MSSAAPGRGRIAVSPLGYLWGTVDATPLEQMAQAYADLHDIGFTAVRVDVPDDLPVDDYAHWLRIYDLTPATGIFAATFDGTEALPDMLERARRTAAQHTALGLDRVMLIPDPVPYRLARPAVGAGADPGTFARAVAQIAAAAGVLAAEGLRPLLHPKVGGLVETEAEVLGVLDTLDAALLGFGPDTGHLRWAGMDPAALVARYADRVGAVQLSDVFADYARPTRRGRGKSYAELVATRRVWAEPGAGVVDLDAVLAALPPRFDGDLMVEIERPSNDSVYHSYLQAHEWAAAHLAAALT, from the coding sequence ATGAGCTCGGCCGCACCCGGGCGGGGCCGGATCGCCGTCAGCCCGCTCGGCTACCTCTGGGGGACGGTCGACGCGACGCCGCTGGAGCAGATGGCCCAGGCGTACGCGGACCTGCACGACATCGGCTTCACCGCCGTGCGCGTCGACGTCCCGGACGACCTGCCCGTGGACGACTACGCCCACTGGCTCCGGATCTACGACCTCACGCCCGCGACCGGCATCTTCGCGGCCACCTTCGACGGCACCGAGGCGCTGCCCGACATGCTCGAGCGGGCCCGGCGCACGGCCGCCCAGCACACCGCCCTCGGGCTGGACCGGGTCATGCTCATCCCCGACCCGGTGCCGTACCGGCTCGCCCGGCCGGCCGTGGGGGCCGGCGCGGACCCCGGCACCTTCGCCCGCGCCGTCGCCCAGATCGCGGCGGCCGCCGGCGTGCTCGCGGCCGAGGGCCTGCGGCCCCTGCTGCACCCCAAGGTGGGCGGGCTCGTCGAGACCGAGGCGGAGGTCCTCGGGGTCCTCGACACCCTGGACGCCGCGCTCCTCGGCTTCGGCCCCGACACCGGGCACCTGCGCTGGGCCGGCATGGACCCGGCCGCCCTGGTGGCCCGCTACGCCGACCGGGTCGGTGCCGTGCAGCTCTCGGACGTCTTCGCCGACTACGCCCGCCCCACCCGCCGCGGCCGGGGCAAGAGCTACGCCGAGCTCGTCGCCACCCGGCGGGTCTGGGCCGAGCCGGGGGCCGGCGTCGTCGACCTCGACGCGGTCCTCGCGGCCCTGCCGCCGCGCTTCGACGGCGACCTCATGGTCGAGATCGAGCGCCCCAGCAACGATTCCGTCTACCACTCCTACCTCCAGGCCCACGAGTGGGCCGCCGCCCACCTCGCCGCCGCCCTCACGTGA
- a CDS encoding Gfo/Idh/MocA family oxidoreductase, translated as MADKVRLGIIGLGAQGSMYARFIRDGLVPNMVIGAIADTDPAKRELAAREYGVPVYEDHTALLAGGDVDAVVTCVPHYLHPEMGIAALEAGVHALVEKPAGVYTRQVAELNEYAAQHPELTFGIMFNQRNNPLYQRIKEIVDAGEIGKIRRTSWIITTWWRPQGYYEQSDWRATWGGEGGGVLVNQAPHQLDLWQWICGVPQSVYAKVAYGFRRDIAVEDEVTAVVDYGDGATGTFVTAVHDLVGTDRFEILGDRGKIVVDGSKTATVTRLVKDERELSDAMGMDDVRKLFMGEMDPAEYYSQETIEFESAWGAQHSGVLENFAANILDGTPLLAPGSDGINGVRLANAIHLSSWLGQEVPLDFDEDLYLTELNRRIREEGTFPERETAAVSAR; from the coding sequence ATGGCCGACAAGGTCAGGCTCGGGATCATCGGGCTCGGCGCCCAGGGATCCATGTACGCCCGATTCATCCGGGACGGCCTCGTCCCCAACATGGTCATCGGTGCGATCGCGGACACCGACCCGGCCAAGCGGGAGCTCGCCGCCCGGGAGTACGGCGTGCCGGTCTACGAGGACCACACGGCCCTCCTCGCCGGCGGCGACGTCGACGCCGTCGTGACCTGCGTGCCGCACTACCTCCACCCGGAGATGGGCATCGCCGCGCTCGAGGCCGGCGTCCACGCCCTGGTGGAGAAGCCGGCGGGGGTCTACACCCGCCAGGTCGCCGAGCTCAACGAGTACGCCGCCCAGCACCCCGAGCTGACGTTCGGGATCATGTTCAACCAGCGCAACAACCCCCTGTACCAGCGGATCAAGGAGATCGTCGACGCCGGCGAGATCGGGAAGATCCGGCGGACCAGCTGGATCATCACCACCTGGTGGCGGCCGCAGGGCTACTACGAGCAGTCCGACTGGCGCGCCACCTGGGGTGGTGAGGGCGGCGGCGTCCTGGTCAACCAGGCCCCGCACCAGCTCGACCTGTGGCAGTGGATCTGCGGCGTACCGCAGTCCGTCTACGCCAAGGTCGCCTACGGGTTCCGCCGGGACATCGCCGTGGAGGACGAGGTCACCGCCGTCGTCGACTACGGCGACGGCGCCACCGGAACCTTCGTCACCGCGGTCCACGACCTCGTGGGCACCGACCGGTTCGAGATCCTGGGCGACCGGGGAAAGATCGTCGTCGACGGGTCGAAGACGGCGACCGTCACCCGCCTGGTCAAGGACGAGCGCGAGCTCTCGGACGCCATGGGCATGGACGACGTCCGCAAGCTGTTCATGGGCGAGATGGACCCGGCCGAGTACTACTCCCAGGAGACCATCGAGTTCGAGTCCGCCTGGGGTGCGCAGCACTCCGGCGTGCTGGAGAACTTCGCGGCGAACATCCTCGACGGCACCCCGCTGCTCGCCCCGGGCAGCGACGGCATCAACGGCGTGCGCCTGGCCAACGCCATCCACCTGTCCAGCTGGCTGGGCCAGGAGGTGCCGCTCGACTTCGACGAGGACCTCTACCTCACCGAGCTCAACCGGCGCATCCGCGAGGAGGGCACGTTCCCCGAGCGCGAGACGGCGGCGGTCAGCGCCCGCTGA
- a CDS encoding helix-turn-helix transcriptional regulator: MGSSRGVPSSALLALALGPDAPPGLPRFEVTGFEVSEDDGEIVVVLRFRLPAGDGPALADTSPWQALRLLTPREQVVAELVAGGLPNGAIARRLGLSVRTVTSHLDHVYARLGIHSRASLAALVTELRLAGPAVADRRPAPPETATPGGRLSV; encoded by the coding sequence ATGGGGTCCTCGAGGGGTGTCCCGTCGTCCGCGCTGCTGGCGCTCGCGCTGGGCCCCGACGCGCCGCCGGGTCTTCCCCGCTTCGAGGTCACCGGGTTCGAGGTGAGCGAGGACGACGGCGAGATCGTCGTTGTCCTCCGGTTCCGCCTGCCGGCCGGTGACGGACCCGCCCTTGCGGACACCAGTCCCTGGCAGGCGCTCCGCCTCCTCACCCCGCGGGAGCAGGTGGTCGCCGAGCTCGTGGCCGGCGGCCTGCCGAACGGGGCCATCGCTCGCCGTCTGGGCCTGAGCGTCCGCACGGTGACCAGCCACCTCGACCACGTCTACGCCCGGCTCGGGATCCACTCCCGCGCCTCGCTGGCCGCGCTCGTCACCGAGCTTCGGCTGGCCGGGCCGGCGGTGGCAGACCGGCGCCCGGCGCCGCCGGAGACGGCGACGCCGGGCGGGCGGCTCAGCGTTTGA
- a CDS encoding sugar phosphate isomerase/epimerase family protein — MWTLSGFSDEISPDLDEQAALVTKLGMTHLELRSAWGTNVLDLDADQLARARRILDEHGLKVSSIGSPLGKIFIDEDFGPHLDRARHAVDVAHHFGAPYVRIFSFFIRPGDDPDDHRDEVLRRMRALADVAEQGDVVLLHENEKEIYGDVPRRCVDILESVGSPNLRAAWDAANFVQVGVRPFTEGFAAIRPYLEYVQIKDAHLADGEVVAAGRGDGEVVETIRALREDGFDGFFSLEPHLSAAHSLGGFSGPDLFTEAWQAFTDLLRAEGIEYR, encoded by the coding sequence ATGTGGACACTCTCCGGATTCTCCGACGAGATCTCGCCCGACCTCGACGAGCAGGCCGCCCTCGTGACCAAGCTCGGGATGACGCACCTGGAGCTCCGCAGCGCGTGGGGCACCAACGTCCTGGACCTCGACGCCGACCAGCTCGCCCGGGCCCGGCGGATCCTCGACGAGCACGGGCTCAAGGTCTCGAGCATCGGCTCGCCCCTGGGCAAGATCTTCATCGACGAGGACTTCGGGCCCCACCTCGACCGGGCCCGTCACGCCGTCGACGTGGCCCACCACTTCGGTGCCCCCTACGTCCGGATCTTCTCCTTCTTCATCCGTCCGGGCGACGACCCCGACGACCACCGCGACGAGGTGCTGCGCCGCATGCGCGCCCTGGCGGACGTGGCCGAGCAGGGCGACGTCGTCCTGCTGCACGAGAACGAGAAGGAGATCTACGGCGACGTCCCGCGCCGCTGCGTCGACATCCTCGAGTCGGTCGGCTCGCCCAACCTGCGCGCCGCCTGGGACGCGGCCAACTTCGTGCAGGTGGGGGTCCGCCCGTTCACCGAGGGCTTCGCCGCCATCCGTCCCTACCTGGAGTACGTCCAGATCAAGGACGCCCACCTCGCCGACGGCGAGGTCGTGGCCGCCGGCCGCGGCGACGGCGAGGTCGTGGAGACGATCCGCGCGCTGCGCGAGGACGGCTTCGACGGCTTCTTCTCCCTCGAGCCGCACCTGTCCGCCGCGCACAGCCTCGGCGGGTTCTCCGGGCCGGACCTGTTCACCGAGGCGTGGCAGGCGTTCACCGACCTCCTGCGGGCCGAGGGCATCGAGTACCGATGA
- a CDS encoding FAD/NAD(P)-binding oxidoreductase, with the protein MSTHHDVVIVGGGNAGISLAAKLRRMGCRDVAIVEPKQVHHYRPLLSYVAGGLAAMDDLTREQSRCIPEGCTWYTDEAMAIDADRAVVRVSTGEELHYNDVAVCPGSRVDWDAVPGAWEAVGTTVAATNYLPEMAEKTWTMLSSLTAGRAVFVISDRHVPCAPVGLKPLFMAADHWRDAGVLGAIEIDLLVEGERLVNHDGADRELRAAAADYGVRVRTGARVEAVDASARTLRVRTAGGSDELGYDALYLAPPHRAPEWVAESGLATAESDGFVAVDPRTLQHRVHPRVWGLGDVATVDTLPSGGALRKQVPVVAHNIAANRAGRTLRHYDGYSVAPVTTSRRELLLAEFDRDGRPQPTISTPDLVRPRRSTFVFDRYLEPQIYWHRLLKGNVS; encoded by the coding sequence ATGAGCACTCACCACGACGTCGTCATCGTCGGCGGCGGCAACGCCGGCATCTCACTGGCCGCCAAGCTGCGCCGGATGGGCTGCCGCGACGTCGCGATCGTCGAGCCCAAGCAGGTCCACCACTACCGGCCGCTGCTCAGCTACGTCGCCGGCGGGCTGGCCGCCATGGACGACCTCACCCGCGAGCAGTCCAGGTGCATCCCCGAGGGGTGCACCTGGTACACCGACGAGGCCATGGCGATCGACGCCGACCGCGCGGTCGTGCGCGTGTCGACCGGCGAGGAGCTGCACTACAACGACGTCGCGGTGTGTCCGGGCTCGCGGGTCGACTGGGACGCCGTCCCGGGGGCCTGGGAGGCGGTGGGGACGACGGTGGCCGCGACCAACTACCTGCCCGAGATGGCCGAGAAGACCTGGACGATGCTGTCCTCGCTCACGGCGGGCCGGGCGGTCTTCGTCATCTCCGACCGGCACGTGCCGTGCGCACCGGTGGGCCTCAAGCCGCTGTTCATGGCCGCCGACCACTGGCGCGACGCCGGCGTGCTCGGCGCCATCGAGATCGACCTGCTCGTCGAGGGCGAGCGGCTCGTCAACCACGACGGCGCCGACCGGGAGCTCCGGGCCGCGGCCGCCGACTACGGCGTCCGCGTGCGGACCGGGGCGCGGGTCGAGGCCGTCGACGCCTCGGCGCGGACCCTGCGGGTGCGGACGGCCGGCGGCAGCGACGAGCTGGGTTACGACGCCCTCTACCTTGCCCCGCCGCACCGCGCCCCGGAGTGGGTCGCCGAGAGCGGCCTCGCCACCGCCGAGAGCGACGGGTTCGTCGCGGTCGACCCCCGCACGCTCCAGCACCGCGTGCACCCGCGGGTGTGGGGCCTCGGCGACGTCGCGACCGTCGACACGCTCCCGTCCGGCGGGGCGCTGCGCAAGCAGGTGCCGGTGGTCGCCCACAACATCGCCGCGAACCGCGCCGGACGGACGTTGCGGCACTACGACGGCTACTCGGTCGCACCGGTGACCACCAGCCGCCGGGAGCTCCTGCTCGCCGAGTTCGACCGGGACGGGCGTCCGCAGCCGACGATCAGCACCCCCGACCTCGTGCGGCCGCGGCGCAGCACCTTCGTCTTCGACCGATACCTCGAGCCGCAGATCTACTGGCACCGTCTGCTCAAGGGCAACGTGAGCTGA
- a CDS encoding NAD(P)-binding domain-containing protein, with protein MSTVIVGAGQAGLVTAYHLGRLGQPAVVLDARDRVGDSWRERYDSLRLFSPGMADGLPGLPFPGPRHEFPTARLMGDYLEQYAAAMELPVRTGVRVERVSRRGGGFTVETSQGELDADDVVIATGGHTRPYVPDLARDLDPVILQLHSTGYRNPSQLQAGPVLVVGASHSGADLALEAAAEHETSLAGKIHGQIPVGNGGPGSVVADHVIMFAAMHVLTLRTPVGRRLAQRFRHHGAPLERPKKADLERAGVVLLPHRVTGTRDGLPVLDDGRVLDVRNVLWCTGFREDWSWIEGLPLAEDGYPRQQRGVVDDVEGLYFMGLPFQYAAASGLVLGASRDGRYVAEHIAARRGAQVSAGAAAT; from the coding sequence ATGAGCACCGTCATCGTCGGAGCCGGTCAGGCCGGCCTCGTCACGGCCTACCACCTCGGCCGGCTGGGGCAGCCCGCCGTCGTGCTGGATGCGCGAGACCGGGTGGGGGACTCCTGGCGGGAGCGCTACGACTCCCTCCGGCTCTTCTCGCCGGGCATGGCCGACGGCCTGCCGGGGCTGCCGTTCCCCGGCCCACGGCACGAGTTCCCGACGGCGCGGCTCATGGGCGACTACCTCGAGCAGTACGCGGCCGCGATGGAGCTGCCCGTCCGCACGGGGGTCCGCGTGGAGCGGGTCAGCCGCCGAGGTGGTGGGTTCACCGTGGAGACGAGCCAGGGAGAGCTCGACGCCGACGACGTCGTGATCGCCACCGGCGGACACACCCGCCCGTACGTGCCCGATCTCGCCCGCGACCTCGACCCCGTGATCCTCCAGCTCCACTCCACCGGGTACCGGAACCCGAGCCAGCTGCAGGCGGGGCCGGTCCTCGTCGTCGGTGCGTCGCACTCGGGCGCGGACCTCGCCCTCGAGGCGGCAGCGGAGCACGAGACCTCCCTGGCCGGAAAGATCCACGGCCAGATCCCGGTCGGGAACGGCGGGCCGGGGAGCGTGGTGGCGGACCACGTCATCATGTTCGCCGCCATGCACGTGCTCACCCTCCGCACACCGGTCGGGCGGCGGCTGGCGCAGCGGTTCCGCCACCACGGCGCCCCGCTCGAACGGCCCAAGAAGGCCGACCTCGAACGGGCCGGCGTCGTGCTGCTCCCCCACCGCGTGACCGGGACCCGCGACGGCCTGCCGGTGCTCGATGACGGGCGGGTGCTCGACGTCCGCAACGTGCTGTGGTGCACCGGGTTCCGTGAGGACTGGAGCTGGATCGAGGGTCTGCCCCTGGCCGAGGACGGTTACCCTCGCCAGCAACGGGGCGTGGTCGACGACGTCGAAGGGCTGTACTTCATGGGCCTGCCGTTCCAGTACGCCGCCGCCTCGGGCCTCGTCCTCGGCGCCAGCAGGGACGGGCGCTACGTCGCGGAGCACATCGCCGCCCGTCGGGGTGCCCAGGTCTCCGCTGGAGCCGCGGCCACGTGA
- a CDS encoding Gfo/Idh/MocA family oxidoreductase — MTTAAVIGCGDVATIHFEAIEAVEDIELVAVCDTDPVALAAAVERYSVPGFADHRTLLAHVRPDVAHVCTPHDQHVPVALDLLDAGVHVLTEKPVAHTLADAERLAEAAERSDARLGVCFQNRYNATSQAARAILDSGELGAVLGATATVMWTRTPDYYLAKPWRGRWERAGGGLLINQAIHTLDLVQWLVGDVVEVSGRASTRLYGDVIEVEDTAEMLLTHAGGARSVVFGALTNVVHAPVTIEITAERGSLAIRGDLTVTHADGRVETVTERRAPSGGRTYWGVSHEVLVRDFYARLGEPDPFWIGPREAMKSLRILKDVYAQSGLDREVALAR, encoded by the coding sequence ATGACCACAGCAGCTGTCATCGGGTGCGGTGACGTCGCCACGATCCACTTCGAGGCCATCGAGGCGGTGGAGGACATCGAGCTCGTCGCCGTCTGCGACACGGACCCGGTCGCGCTCGCGGCCGCCGTCGAGCGGTACAGCGTGCCGGGGTTCGCCGACCACCGCACCCTCCTCGCGCACGTGCGGCCCGACGTCGCGCACGTCTGCACGCCCCACGACCAGCACGTGCCCGTGGCGCTGGACCTCCTCGACGCCGGCGTCCACGTGCTCACCGAGAAGCCGGTCGCGCACACCCTCGCCGACGCCGAGCGTCTCGCCGAGGCCGCGGAGCGCTCCGACGCCCGCCTCGGGGTGTGCTTCCAGAACCGGTACAACGCGACCTCGCAGGCCGCCCGGGCGATCCTCGACTCCGGCGAGCTCGGCGCCGTCCTCGGTGCGACCGCCACGGTCATGTGGACCCGGACCCCGGACTACTACCTCGCCAAGCCGTGGCGCGGCCGGTGGGAGCGGGCCGGCGGCGGCCTCCTCATCAACCAGGCGATCCACACCCTGGACCTCGTGCAGTGGCTCGTCGGCGACGTCGTCGAGGTCAGCGGCCGGGCGAGCACCCGGCTGTACGGCGACGTCATCGAGGTCGAGGACACCGCCGAGATGCTCCTGACCCACGCCGGCGGGGCGCGCAGCGTCGTCTTCGGCGCCCTCACGAACGTCGTCCACGCCCCCGTCACCATCGAGATCACCGCCGAGCGCGGGAGCCTGGCCATCCGCGGCGACCTCACCGTCACCCACGCCGACGGGCGGGTGGAGACGGTGACGGAGCGGCGTGCGCCCTCGGGCGGGCGGACCTACTGGGGCGTCTCGCACGAGGTCCTCGTGCGGGACTTCTACGCCCGGCTCGGCGAGCCCGACCCGTTCTGGATCGGCCCGCGCGAGGCGATGAAGTCGCTGCGCATCCTCAAGGACGTCTACGCCCAGAGCGGCCTCGACCGCGAGGTGGCCCTCGCGCGCTGA
- a CDS encoding thymidine kinase, whose amino-acid sequence MHSDAQGRLQVVCGPMFAGKSEELLRRVRRAQLAGLAVEVVNHALDERHGAGRVASHSGLSVPSHSVPDVAGLITVVAGRRLDLLAIDEAQFFGPDLVGAVGELALAGTTVVVAGLCVTFDGRPFEPLSSLMALAEDVTKLTAVCAVCGRDAAFHQRTVVGDVGDAQVPTAAHVGGTEAYQARCRRHFDPSS is encoded by the coding sequence ATGCACAGCGACGCGCAGGGCCGGCTCCAGGTGGTGTGCGGACCGATGTTCGCCGGGAAGTCCGAGGAGCTCCTGCGGCGGGTCCGCCGCGCGCAGCTCGCCGGCCTCGCCGTCGAGGTGGTCAACCACGCCCTCGACGAGCGCCACGGCGCGGGCCGGGTCGCCTCCCACTCGGGGCTGAGCGTGCCCTCGCACTCGGTGCCGGACGTCGCCGGTCTCATCACCGTCGTCGCGGGCCGCCGGCTCGACCTCCTGGCGATCGACGAGGCCCAGTTCTTCGGGCCGGACCTCGTGGGGGCGGTCGGTGAGCTCGCGCTCGCCGGCACGACCGTCGTCGTCGCCGGGCTGTGCGTGACCTTCGACGGCCGCCCGTTCGAGCCGCTGAGCTCCCTCATGGCGCTCGCCGAGGACGTCACCAAGCTCACTGCGGTGTGCGCGGTCTGCGGGCGCGACGCCGCCTTCCACCAGCGCACGGTGGTGGGTGACGTCGGAGACGCCCAGGTGCCGACCGCGGCGCACGTCGGCGGCACGGAGGCCTACCAGGCGCGGTGCCGGCGGCACTTCGACCCGAGCAGCTGA